Proteins co-encoded in one Salarias fasciatus chromosome 4, fSalaFa1.1, whole genome shotgun sequence genomic window:
- the arl16 gene encoding ADP-ribosylation factor-like protein 16, with translation MSRKETCLLLGATGVGKTLLLKRLQKFSWSSSGELESTPPTLPTVGTNLTDLTLKKKKVTVRELGGCMGPIWPSYFKDCSFVIFVVDSANTAQISSSCIQLLSILSAESLHNAPVLILFNKRDMPCIMSLTEIKSLFRMDDIIASATQPITVLEMSARSGEGLKEVMSWLESVAVK, from the exons ATGAGCAGAAAAGAAACGTGTTTACTTCTCGGAGCGACCGGCGTTGGAAAGACATTACTGCTCAAACGTTTACAAA AGTTCAGTTGGAGCAGTTCAGGTGAACTTGAGTCAACCCCTCCCACTCTGCCCACA GTTGGAACCAATCTGACAGACCtgacattgaaaaagaagaaggtgaCCGTGAGAGAACTGGGGGGCTGCATGGGCCCCATATGGCCGAGCTACTTCAAAGACTGCTCCTTTGTCATT ttTGTGGTGGATTCAGCCAATACAGCTCAGATCTCCTCTTCGTGTATCCAGTTACTGTCCATCCTCTCTGCTGAGTCTCTGCACAACGCCCCAGTGCTTATTCTCTTCAACAAGAG GGACATGCCTTGTATTATGAGCCTGACAGAAATAAAGTCGCTGTTCAGGATGGACGATATCATCGCATCTGCCACTCAGCCTATCACAGTACTGGAAATGAGCGCCCGATCAGGAGAGGGACTGAAAGAGGTTATGAGCTGGTTGGAGTCTGTTGCAGTCAAATAA